CGTTCATAGATAATTAATCTGAGCGAACACGAGTAGATTTATCTACGGCTCCGCCCTCGGCGCCTTTCGAAGATCCCGTTCGCGGGGGGCTCTGAATCTCTCCGACTTTCGCAACACTTGGGTACGGATTGCGAATTAAATTGACAATTCGTTCCGATTTGGGTATGCAAAGATATGATTCCGAGAACCATTGCCCCCAAAATACTTCAATATTCCAAGCAATACCCGGTTGTCACCATAACCGGCCCTAGGCAATCAGGAAAAACCACCCTTTGCAAAATGCTTTTCCCTGATATCCCTTATGTATCGCTGGAAAGTATTGAAGAGCGTAGCTTTGCCACATCCGATCCTAAAGGATTTCTGGACCGCTTTCAGGATGGCGCCGTATTGGACGAAATCCAGCGAACCCCTGATTTGCTCTCATACATACAAGTTAGGGTCGATGAGACGCAAAAAAACGGTCAGTTTATCATAACCGGAAGTCAGAATTTTGAACTGCTCAACACTGTCAGCCAATCGCTGGCCGGTCGAACTGCAATTGCCCGACTCCTCCCTTTCTCCTTTGAAGAAGTTTTATCCCATCAGTCGCTTGGATCCATAGACCAACTGCTTTATACCGGTTTTTATCCGCGAATCTATGATGAACAACTCAACCCTACAGAGGCGTTGGCCTTTTACTTTAATACGTATATTGAAAGAGATTTGCGGTTGCTGATTAATATTAAAGACTTGTCTCGCTTTGAAACATTTCTCAAACTTTGTGCAACTCGTTGCGGACAGGTGGTTAATTTTTCAGCACTGGGAAATGACTGTGGGGTCAATCACAATACGATCAAAAGCTGGCTTTCAATTTTGGAGGCCAGCTATATTGTCAAACTCCTTCCGCCTTACTACAGCAACTTAGGAAAACGATTGATCAAAGCCCCGAAGCTGTATTTTATCGATTCGGGTTTAGCGGCCTTCCTGCTTGGAATACAAAAAGTCGAGCATGTGCTTACCCATCCATTGCGAGGGGTATTATTTGAAAATTTAATCGTTTCAGAATTTCTAAAAAAAAGATTCAACCAGGGAAAAACGGACAATCTTTACTTCCTGCGTGACAGTAAAGGCCGTGAGGTGGATATCCTGTTGGATTATGGATCATATATTGACATGGTTGAGATAAAATCAAGCAAGACAATTGCGGAAGACTTATTTAAAGGACTGATTTACTTTAAGAACCTTTACACACAAACAAGGAATTGTTTCCTCGTATATGGCGGTGATCAATCCAGGGTACAGAAAGATATCCAAATTGTGCCGTGGAACACAATTGCATCTTTTGAAATTCAATAAATTTCAAACATGGATCCGCAAACGTCTTGAGTCGCAACCGTAAGCCGGGCGTTGCAATCGCTGAAGGCCTGCCCGACTTCACTGAGGGCTTTCTGGGGGGTGTTATTGGTTTCGCTCAGATGCGCCAGAATCACATGCTCCAGGGCGTCGTGTTTTAATTCCTGCAGCAGTTGTTTGGTGTCGCTGTTGGACAGGTGGCCGCTGCGGCTTTTAATGCGCTGTTTGAGCGGCCAGGGGTAGGGGCCTTCCAGCAGCATGACCGGGTCATGGTTGGCTTCGATGACCATCAAATTGCAATTTTTCAGATGGTCTTTCACCATGGATGTGGCAATGCCCAGATCCGTGGCGATCCCGATTTTAGAGCCGTTCTGCTGGACGGTAAACCCGGCCGGATCCTGGGCGTCGTGGGAGACTGAAAAGGGCTGGATTGTCAGCGTTTTTACGCTGAATGGCGACCCGCATTCAAAAAACTGCTGGTCATTGAGATTGCCCAGCAGGGATAAAGCCGCCCGCCCGGTTTTGCGGTTCATGTAAACCGGCAGGCCGAATCGGCGCGAAAGGATGCCGACGCCCTGAATGTGATCATTGTGTTCGTGGGATACGATGATGGCGTCGAGTGTATGGGGAGAAAGCCCCCGGGAGGTTAAGCGCCGCTCGATTTCAATTCCGGAAAGGCCCGCGTCCAGCAGGATCGCGGTTTCCCCGTTGGAGATATAGATCGCGTTGCCTTTGCTGCCGCTTGCCAGGACACAGACGGAGATGTGGCAGTTAGGAACGTCGGCGGGCGTTATTTTAGGTGGAATAGAGTCGTTCATGATATTTTATTTGATACCGGTATGGCCGAATCCGCCGGTATTGCGATCGGTTTCGTCGAGCTTTGCGACAACGTTGAGCGTGGCCTTAAAGACCCTGTTGATGACCATCTGGGCGATGCGGTCCCCGCGATGAAAGGTATGGCTTTTTTTCCCCATGTTGATAACGGCGATCATCACTTCGCCGCGATAGTCGGCATCGATGGTTCCGGGTGAGTTGATCAGACCGATGCCGTGCTTGACGGCCAGACCGCTTCTGGGCCTGATCTGGGCCTCAAATCCTTCGGGGATGGCGATGGAAAAACCTGTGGGGATCAACGTAATCGCCCCGGGTTCCAAAACCAGATCATCGCAGATGGCGGCGCAGACATCCAGGCCGGCTGCCTGGGAAGTCATATACTGCGGCAGGGGGATGTCCCCGTCGGAATCCGGCCGCAGGCGGGTGATATTTATCGTGGGGGCTTCCATCATTATTCAAGCGTGAGATTGCCGGCAATTGCAATCGGTCGGTTAATGTTGTGTAGCTGCAACCCCAGGGTTAAGGATATGCTCAAAGGAAATTTGATCTTCTATGGGACCGAGGATCGTCAAGGCCGGGGGCCTCGGCTTAAAAAGGGCGGCAGCTAAATCAAAGATGTCCTCAGCAGAAACCCTGTCAACGCCCTGAATGACTTCCTCCAGGGGCAGAAAGCGCTCCCAGTAGAGTTCATTTTGCGCCATCCGGACCATTTGACTGTCGGTGCTTTCGGAAGCCAGGAGCAGATTGCCCTTGGTAAATTCCTTTGCGGCCTGAAGTTCAGGCAACAGGACCGGTTCGGTTGTCAGGCGCTGCATTTCCTTGATGATTAATGCGGTTGTCTCCTCTACTTTGTCGGGGGCAACTGCAGCAGAGACCCCGAAGATGCCGGTGTCGACATGGGATGAAACAAACGAGTATACATTGTAAGCCAGACCTCTTCTTTCCCGGATTTCCTGAAACAGGCGCGAGCTCATATTGCCGCCCAGAATGGTGTTCATCAGAAACAAGCTGAATCGCCGGGGGTCTGAGGCGGACAGGCCTTGCGTGTTCACGCAAATATGCACCTGCTCCAGATCTTTATGATTCAATGTAACCGGAGAGCGGCCTTGGGGGGTAGTTCGTTCCGGAAAACCGTTGCCGGGTTGAATCGACTGGAAAGCGGGACCCACCAATTCGACAATCCGGTCATGCTCCAGATTGCCCGCCATGGAGATAATGATCCGGTCGGGCTGATACAACCGGGAGAAAAAGGTTTTAATCATATCCGCATCAAATCGCCGGATATTCTCAGGCGAACCCAGGATCGATCGCCCCAGGGGGTTGTCGCCCCAGAAGGCATTTCCGGCAAGCAAGTGGATGTACTCGTCCGGGCTGTCTTCCAGCATGCCGATTTCCTGCAGTATGACCGGCCGCTCTTTTTCGACCTCGGCGCCGTCAAAAATGGAATTTAAGAAGATATCCGAAAGAATGTCGGCCATGGTCTCAAGGTGGGTGTCCAGAACCTTGGCGTGGTAGCAGGTGTGCTCCATGGCCGTAAACGCATTGGTGTGGCCCCCGATGGCGTCAAACTCCTTTGCGATTTGATAGCCGGTTCGCTTGCGGGTGCCTTTAAAGATCATGTGCTCAATAAAATGGGAAAGCCCGTTTTCCGGGGGGGCTTCATCCCGGGCCCCCACATTGACCCAGACCCCCATGGAAACACTGCGGACATGGGGCATTTTCCGGGTCAGAATCCGGATGCCGTTGTTTAGGACCGTTTTATTCACTTCCGGGTTCATTTTCTTCCTGGGCCTGGTCTTCAAGGATGGCCTTGTGGCTGAGGCGGATTTTGCCGTCCCGGGTGACCTCGAGTACCTTGACCTTCAGGGAGTCTCCTTCATTAACGACATCAGACACTTTTTTAACCCGTTGGGTGGCAAGCTGGGAGATGTGCACCAGGCCGTCTGTTCCCGGAAAAATCTGAACAAAAGCGCCGAAATCCATGATCTTTACCACGGTACCGTCATATATTTTGCCGACCTCGGGCACTTTGATGATATCATTAATCATGTTCATAGCGACATCCGCATCCGTTTCAGATGTGGCCGCGATCTTGACAAGGCCGGAGTCGTCGATTTCGATCCGGGTATTGGTTGCGCTTTGAATGGAGCGAATGACTTTGCCGCCCGGGCCGATTATTTCACGAATCTTATCCGGGTTGATTTCAATGGAGATGACCTTGGGGGCGAAATGGGAGATTTCCTTGCGGGG
The nucleotide sequence above comes from Desulfobacterales bacterium. Encoded proteins:
- a CDS encoding ATP-binding protein; this encodes MIPRTIAPKILQYSKQYPVVTITGPRQSGKTTLCKMLFPDIPYVSLESIEERSFATSDPKGFLDRFQDGAVLDEIQRTPDLLSYIQVRVDETQKNGQFIITGSQNFELLNTVSQSLAGRTAIARLLPFSFEEVLSHQSLGSIDQLLYTGFYPRIYDEQLNPTEALAFYFNTYIERDLRLLINIKDLSRFETFLKLCATRCGQVVNFSALGNDCGVNHNTIKSWLSILEASYIVKLLPPYYSNLGKRLIKAPKLYFIDSGLAAFLLGIQKVEHVLTHPLRGVLFENLIVSEFLKKRFNQGKTDNLYFLRDSKGREVDILLDYGSYIDMVEIKSSKTIAEDLFKGLIYFKNLYTQTRNCFLVYGGDQSRVQKDIQIVPWNTIASFEIQ
- a CDS encoding MBL fold metallo-hydrolase, which encodes MNDSIPPKITPADVPNCHISVCVLASGSKGNAIYISNGETAILLDAGLSGIEIERRLTSRGLSPHTLDAIIVSHEHNDHIQGVGILSRRFGLPVYMNRKTGRAALSLLGNLNDQQFFECGSPFSVKTLTIQPFSVSHDAQDPAGFTVQQNGSKIGIATDLGIATSMVKDHLKNCNLMVIEANHDPVMLLEGPYPWPLKQRIKSRSGHLSNSDTKQLLQELKHDALEHVILAHLSETNNTPQKALSEVGQAFSDCNARLTVATQDVCGSMFEIY
- a CDS encoding pitrilysin family protein, which gives rise to MNPEVNKTVLNNGIRILTRKMPHVRSVSMGVWVNVGARDEAPPENGLSHFIEHMIFKGTRKRTGYQIAKEFDAIGGHTNAFTAMEHTCYHAKVLDTHLETMADILSDIFLNSIFDGAEVEKERPVILQEIGMLEDSPDEYIHLLAGNAFWGDNPLGRSILGSPENIRRFDADMIKTFFSRLYQPDRIIISMAGNLEHDRIVELVGPAFQSIQPGNGFPERTTPQGRSPVTLNHKDLEQVHICVNTQGLSASDPRRFSLFLMNTILGGNMSSRLFQEIRERRGLAYNVYSFVSSHVDTGIFGVSAAVAPDKVEETTALIIKEMQRLTTEPVLLPELQAAKEFTKGNLLLASESTDSQMVRMAQNELYWERFLPLEEVIQGVDRVSAEDIFDLAAALFKPRPPALTILGPIEDQISFEHILNPGVAATQH
- the dut gene encoding dUTP diphosphatase, which produces MMEAPTINITRLRPDSDGDIPLPQYMTSQAAGLDVCAAICDDLVLEPGAITLIPTGFSIAIPEGFEAQIRPRSGLAVKHGIGLINSPGTIDADYRGEVMIAVINMGKKSHTFHRGDRIAQMVINRVFKATLNVVAKLDETDRNTGGFGHTGIK